In one Candidatus Polarisedimenticolaceae bacterium genomic region, the following are encoded:
- a CDS encoding amidohydrolase family protein has translation MPDRRLKVDLHTHILPEHLPDLTERYGTPGFIQLDHHAPGCARMILDGALFREIQDNCWDPRRRLEECTSTGVDVQVLSTVPVMFNYWAKPEHTLDLAALLNDHVASVVAQSPHRFAGLGTLPMQSTELAIYELERCTKDLKLAGVQIGTHVNGWSLDQPELFPIFEAAADLGACVFVHPWDILGKERMTKYWLPWLVGMPTETSLAICSVIFGGVLERLPKLRIAFAHGGGSFPGTVGRIQHGFASRPDLCAVDNAVAPRDYLGRFYVDSLVHDPEALRYLVRLIGAERVAMGSDYPFPLGEAMPGALIESIAEFDDATKDRLLAGTALEFLAAPRERFQV, from the coding sequence TTGCCCGATCGCCGCCTGAAGGTCGACCTTCACACGCACATCCTCCCCGAGCACCTGCCGGACCTCACCGAGCGGTACGGGACGCCGGGGTTCATCCAGCTCGACCATCACGCGCCGGGTTGCGCGCGGATGATCCTGGACGGTGCGCTCTTCCGCGAGATCCAGGACAACTGCTGGGACCCCAGGCGGAGGCTCGAGGAGTGCACGTCGACCGGCGTCGACGTCCAGGTGCTCTCCACGGTGCCGGTGATGTTCAACTACTGGGCGAAGCCCGAGCACACGCTCGACCTCGCGGCGCTCCTGAACGATCACGTCGCGTCGGTCGTGGCGCAATCGCCGCACCGCTTCGCCGGCCTCGGGACGCTGCCGATGCAGAGCACGGAGCTCGCGATCTACGAGCTCGAGCGCTGCACGAAGGACCTGAAGCTCGCCGGCGTGCAGATCGGCACGCACGTCAACGGGTGGAGCCTCGATCAGCCCGAGCTGTTCCCGATCTTCGAGGCGGCGGCCGATCTCGGCGCGTGCGTCTTCGTCCACCCGTGGGACATCCTCGGCAAGGAGCGGATGACGAAGTACTGGCTCCCGTGGCTCGTCGGGATGCCCACGGAGACGTCGCTCGCGATCTGCTCCGTGATCTTCGGCGGCGTGCTCGAGCGGCTGCCCAAGCTGCGGATCGCCTTCGCGCACGGCGGCGGCTCGTTCCCCGGCACCGTCGGCCGGATCCAGCACGGCTTCGCGTCGCGTCCCGATCTCTGCGCGGTCGACAACGCCGTTGCGCCGCGCGACTACCTCGGCCGGTTCTACGTCGACTCCCTCGTCCACGATCCCGAGGCGCTGCGCTACCTCGTCCGCCTGATCGGTGCCGAGCGCGTCGCGATGGGCTCGGACTATCCGTTCCCGCTCGGCGAGGCGATGCCCGGCGCGCTCATCGAGTCGATCGCCGAGTTCGACGACGCCACGAAGGACCGGCTCCTCGCCGGCACGGCGCTCGAGTTCCTCGCCGCCCCGCGCGAGCGGTTCCAGGTCTGA
- a CDS encoding FG-GAP-like repeat-containing protein, whose amino-acid sequence MRSITFAAVALSSILPALSAAPPPSSWIDEAEMRLQQREYEITSVQGTWQAPNHAQGFRTSFDETGIHLVPRDESASRWEMGLTLAATGRPSSLAAPATATSQVDGARMIYVRGEIHEWYVNDPDGLEQGFTIAAPPEGTRGTFVIDLALSGTLEPLKSRGDGAIALGVPGGEALLHYTDLKVTDARGNELPAHLGPYSHTGHLGIRLSFDDTGATYPVTVDPRIKFVSNATWQQGSGQSASWFGYSVSTAGDVNGDGYSDVIIGAPLYDNGQDGEGRAYLYLGGPNGLATTPAWTAESDQIQANFGWVVAAAGDVNGDGYADVIVSSPGWNNGSGKVWVYYGQPGGLPAVASWTKEGAQLFGAFGNSAATAGDVNGDGYADVIIGAPSEANGQSLEGRAYVFLGSASGLAANAAWTAESNQANADFGVSVATAGDVNGDGYDDVIIGADQYDNPELNEGRAFVYLGGPGGLAASAVWTGESNQAGAQYGASVATAGDVNGDGYADIIVGAPWYDDPSDAEGRVYVYYGGPGGPATTAAWTKELDVAGAHFGASVATAGDVNGDGYADVIIGAPQHATNAGRVVCFVGGPSGLATDPWYDRQGGIAGVLMGISVGTAGDVDGDGFSDLIYGEEDPSSNGSAVVDRVSADPPNNAPQWTGEGSQASAGYGVTVASAGDVNGDGYSDVLVGSYLYSNGQGQEGKAYLYMGGPSGVSTIAAWSVESNVTAAQLGIALAGAGDVNGDGYADVIIAAPGSPTNTVAVYYGSASGLPLTPSWSLNGPTSSGISVASAGDVNGDGYSDILVGWPYNSQAGTFNGRVDLYLGSASGLSATPAWTRFGNTAGMEFGYSVASAGDVNGDGFSDVIIGAPTFSNGQSNEGEAFVFTGSAVVGTPLNLLWSQESNIAGAQYGSSVASGGDINGDGYSDVLVGQPCNNPSPGPGPIWFGGPAGMTLDTAYTNVLCQVASAADIDQDGYGDVLTMTGMLFGAADGVLRSSGWAPTIGFHVANVGQPIASAGDVNGDGFPDIVVGYNTQTVDQSNQGTASVYLGGGPASNGTTKRRLPRQLESNLTTPISLFGKSDSQTGFHLAALGGTAAGRSRVRLVWDVKPSGTPYNGSGLGSTPVTDTGAPGSAGSLASFNVLASGLGHGSTYHWRVRTTSANPFFPRTPWITAVGNTSTEAKLRMSGCIDSDGDGYGAASDPSCTFAQADCDDQNGNVWAAPGETSNLMFSGKTTLVWSAPASPGGSPTGLSYDLLRSGLAADFSTGCIVSGVQSPSATDTFVPPLSSPVSYYLSRARNACPNGIGSGTLGTMSDGTPRMGSTCP is encoded by the coding sequence ATGCGCTCCATCACGTTCGCCGCCGTCGCCCTGTCATCGATCCTGCCCGCACTCTCGGCGGCGCCGCCGCCCTCGAGCTGGATCGATGAAGCGGAAATGCGCCTGCAGCAGCGCGAGTACGAGATCACCTCGGTGCAGGGGACTTGGCAAGCCCCCAACCACGCGCAGGGGTTCCGGACGTCATTCGACGAAACAGGTATCCACCTCGTCCCTCGCGACGAATCGGCGAGCCGATGGGAGATGGGACTGACGCTGGCAGCCACCGGGCGGCCCTCGTCGCTCGCGGCTCCCGCCACCGCGACGTCACAGGTGGACGGCGCACGAATGATCTACGTGCGCGGAGAAATCCACGAGTGGTACGTCAACGATCCCGACGGGCTGGAGCAGGGATTCACGATCGCCGCCCCTCCCGAAGGAACCCGCGGCACCTTTGTGATCGACCTCGCGTTGTCGGGCACACTGGAGCCCCTGAAATCCAGAGGCGACGGCGCGATCGCGCTGGGTGTGCCCGGCGGCGAAGCCTTGTTGCATTACACGGATCTCAAGGTGACCGACGCGCGTGGGAACGAGCTGCCGGCCCATCTCGGTCCTTACTCGCACACCGGGCACTTGGGAATCCGGCTTTCCTTCGATGACACGGGTGCGACCTATCCGGTCACGGTCGACCCTCGTATCAAGTTCGTCAGCAACGCGACGTGGCAACAGGGAAGCGGGCAGTCGGCTTCGTGGTTCGGCTACTCCGTGTCGACGGCGGGCGACGTCAACGGCGACGGCTATTCCGACGTGATCATCGGCGCTCCTCTTTACGACAACGGGCAGGACGGCGAAGGGCGCGCGTACCTTTACCTGGGGGGTCCGAACGGTCTCGCGACAACACCCGCCTGGACCGCCGAGAGCGATCAGATACAAGCCAACTTCGGCTGGGTGGTCGCCGCCGCTGGCGACGTGAACGGCGACGGTTACGCCGACGTGATCGTCAGTTCGCCGGGATGGAACAACGGGTCCGGGAAGGTGTGGGTCTACTACGGACAGCCCGGAGGGCTTCCCGCTGTCGCTTCATGGACCAAAGAGGGGGCGCAGCTCTTCGGCGCGTTCGGCAATTCCGCCGCGACCGCAGGGGACGTCAACGGCGACGGCTACGCCGACGTGATCATCGGCGCGCCGTCCGAGGCGAACGGCCAATCGCTCGAGGGTCGCGCCTACGTCTTCCTGGGCAGCGCTTCCGGCCTGGCGGCGAACGCGGCCTGGACCGCCGAAAGCAATCAAGCCAACGCGGACTTCGGCGTCTCGGTGGCGACCGCCGGTGACGTGAACGGCGACGGGTACGACGACGTGATCATTGGCGCCGACCAGTACGACAACCCCGAGTTGAACGAGGGACGCGCGTTCGTGTACTTGGGCGGCCCCGGAGGCCTCGCGGCGTCCGCCGTCTGGACGGGCGAGTCGAACCAAGCGGGCGCGCAGTACGGCGCATCCGTGGCGACCGCGGGAGACGTCAACGGCGACGGTTACGCCGACATCATCGTGGGAGCGCCTTGGTACGACGATCCATCCGACGCCGAAGGACGGGTCTACGTCTATTACGGCGGTCCGGGTGGACCCGCAACGACCGCCGCATGGACGAAAGAGCTGGACGTCGCGGGAGCCCACTTCGGCGCGTCCGTTGCGACCGCCGGGGACGTGAACGGCGACGGCTACGCCGACGTCATCATCGGGGCGCCGCAGCACGCCACGAACGCAGGACGCGTCGTCTGCTTCGTCGGAGGACCTTCCGGACTCGCGACCGACCCGTGGTACGACCGCCAGGGGGGAATTGCCGGCGTCCTCATGGGTATTTCGGTCGGCACCGCCGGCGACGTGGACGGCGACGGATTTTCGGACCTTATCTACGGCGAGGAGGATCCGTCGAGTAACGGAAGCGCTGTCGTGGATCGCGTCTCGGCGGACCCGCCGAACAACGCCCCACAGTGGACCGGCGAGGGGAGTCAGGCGAGCGCCGGCTATGGCGTGACGGTGGCTTCCGCCGGTGACGTCAATGGCGACGGCTATTCGGATGTCCTCGTCGGCTCGTACCTCTACAGCAATGGCCAGGGACAGGAAGGGAAGGCATATCTCTACATGGGCGGCCCCAGCGGCGTCTCGACAATCGCGGCATGGAGCGTGGAGAGCAACGTCACGGCCGCTCAGCTCGGCATCGCGTTGGCCGGCGCAGGCGACGTCAATGGAGACGGCTATGCCGACGTCATCATCGCGGCGCCTGGCTCGCCGACGAATACCGTCGCGGTGTACTACGGCTCGGCAAGCGGATTACCCTTGACGCCGAGCTGGTCGCTGAACGGTCCCACGAGCTCCGGGATTTCGGTCGCCTCCGCGGGTGACGTCAACGGCGATGGATACTCGGACATCCTCGTCGGTTGGCCCTACAACTCACAGGCGGGGACATTCAACGGCCGCGTCGATCTCTACCTTGGATCCGCGTCAGGCCTCAGCGCGACGCCTGCCTGGACTCGATTCGGGAACACCGCGGGGATGGAATTCGGCTACAGCGTGGCCAGCGCAGGCGACGTCAACGGAGATGGGTTCTCCGACGTCATCATCGGTGCGCCGACATTTTCGAACGGTCAGTCGAACGAGGGAGAGGCATTCGTCTTCACCGGCTCAGCGGTCGTCGGCACCCCCCTCAATCTCCTCTGGAGCCAGGAGTCGAACATCGCGGGAGCGCAATACGGTTCCAGCGTCGCCAGCGGAGGCGACATCAATGGCGATGGATACTCCGACGTCCTCGTCGGGCAGCCATGCAATAACCCGTCGCCTGGTCCGGGACCGATCTGGTTCGGCGGGCCCGCCGGGATGACGCTCGACACCGCCTACACGAACGTCCTCTGCCAAGTGGCATCCGCAGCGGACATCGACCAGGACGGTTACGGGGACGTCCTGACGATGACGGGGATGCTGTTCGGCGCGGCTGACGGGGTCCTGCGATCGTCCGGTTGGGCACCGACGATCGGCTTTCACGTCGCGAACGTTGGTCAGCCCATCGCCTCGGCCGGGGACGTCAATGGCGACGGATTCCCGGACATCGTCGTCGGTTACAACACTCAGACCGTCGACCAGAGCAACCAGGGAACCGCGTCGGTCTACCTCGGCGGAGGGCCGGCCTCGAACGGAACCACCAAGCGGCGGTTACCCCGGCAGCTTGAATCGAATCTGACGACGCCGATCTCCCTCTTCGGGAAGTCGGATTCGCAGACCGGGTTCCATCTCGCGGCGCTCGGAGGGACGGCGGCAGGCCGATCTCGGGTCCGCCTCGTGTGGGACGTCAAACCCAGCGGAACGCCGTACAACGGGAGCGGACTCGGTTCGACTCCGGTCACCGACACCGGCGCGCCGGGTTCGGCCGGCAGCTTGGCATCGTTCAACGTCCTGGCTTCCGGTCTCGGTCACGGCTCGACCTATCACTGGCGCGTGCGCACGACGAGCGCGAACCCGTTCTTCCCGCGTACGCCGTGGATCACGGCAGTCGGGAATACGTCCACCGAAGCGAAGCTCCGCATGTCCGGCTGCATCGACAGCGACGGCGACGGTTACGGTGCCGCCAGCGATCCGTCGTGCACCTTCGCTCAAGCTGATTGCGACGACCAGAATGGGAATGTCTGGGCGGCACCCGGTGAAACCTCGAACCTGATGTTCAGCGGAAAGACGACGCTGGTCTGGAGCGCTCCGGCATCGCCTGGGGGATCCCCCACGGGGCTGAGCTACGACCTGCTTCGCTCGGGCCTCGCGGCCGACTTCTCGACAGGCTGCATCGTTTCCGGTGTGCAGAGTCCTTCGGCGACCGACACGTTCGTGCCGCCGCTCTCGTCACCGGTTTCTTACTACCTGAGCCGGGCCAGAAATGCGTGCCCGAACGGCATTGGCAGCGGCACGCTTGGAACCATGAGCGACGGCACCCCTCGCATGGGGAGTACTTGCCCATGA
- a CDS encoding cyclase family protein, which translates to MARDPLARAHGAREGRQGDCLIVYDITPPVSTALGVWPGDTPPSREVLLDMRRGDNITLSTLHATVHLGAHADAPSHYGKDAAAIDERPLDFYLGPCRVVHIPVARGTKITPEMVPGDLRAERILVATGTFPDSERWNADFAAFAPETVDLLHERGARLVGIDTPSVDLQDAKELVAHARFLAHDMAILEGLVLDRVPEGEYELIALPLRLVGFDASPVRAILRSL; encoded by the coding sequence GTGGCCCGTGATCCGCTCGCTCGAGCTCATGGGGCTCGCGAAGGTCGCCAAGGCGACTGCCTAATCGTCTACGACATCACGCCGCCGGTCTCGACGGCCCTCGGCGTCTGGCCGGGCGACACGCCGCCTTCGCGCGAGGTCCTCCTCGACATGCGGCGCGGCGACAACATCACCCTCTCGACCCTGCACGCCACCGTGCACCTCGGCGCCCACGCCGACGCGCCGTCGCACTACGGCAAGGACGCCGCCGCGATCGACGAGCGTCCGCTCGACTTCTACCTGGGCCCGTGCCGCGTCGTGCACATCCCGGTCGCGCGAGGCACGAAGATCACGCCCGAGATGGTCCCCGGTGACCTCCGCGCCGAGCGGATCCTCGTCGCGACCGGCACCTTCCCCGATTCCGAGCGCTGGAACGCCGACTTCGCCGCCTTCGCCCCGGAGACGGTCGACCTGCTCCACGAGCGCGGCGCGCGCCTCGTCGGGATCGACACGCCGAGCGTCGACCTCCAGGACGCCAAGGAGCTGGTCGCGCACGCGCGCTTCCTCGCCCACGACATGGCGATCCTCGAAGGGCTCGTCCTCGACCGGGTCCCCGAGGGGGAATACGAGCTCATCGCGCTGCCCCTGCGCCTGGTGGGGTTCGACGCCAGCCCGGTAAGGGCGATTCTCAGGAGTCTTTAG
- a CDS encoding histidine phosphatase family protein produces MKSILLMRHAKSETGAPDQSDFDRALAPRGRHDAERMGKAIAKLDAVPDAVVSSTAVRAKETAEIASQAMRWKGALKTVSRLYNADGDAWLQTLRELPASASSAIVVAHSPGIEEAAGLLCGAPSRAFDVPTGAVLLFAAEIDRWNELRPGDAVLEGFLRPKAVAAL; encoded by the coding sequence GTGAAATCGATTCTCCTGATGCGCCACGCCAAGTCCGAGACCGGAGCGCCCGATCAATCCGACTTCGACCGCGCGCTGGCCCCCCGCGGGCGGCACGATGCCGAGCGCATGGGGAAGGCGATCGCCAAGCTCGATGCGGTCCCCGACGCGGTCGTCTCGTCGACGGCGGTCCGTGCCAAGGAGACCGCGGAGATCGCGTCACAGGCGATGAGGTGGAAAGGGGCGCTCAAGACCGTCTCGCGGCTGTACAACGCCGACGGCGACGCGTGGCTCCAGACCCTGCGCGAGCTGCCGGCGTCCGCCAGCTCGGCCATCGTCGTCGCCCACAGTCCCGGCATCGAGGAAGCGGCCGGCCTTCTGTGCGGCGCCCCGTCGCGCGCCTTCGACGTGCCGACCGGTGCGGTGCTTCTCTTCGCCGCCGAGATCGATCGGTGGAACGAGCTGCGGCCCGGCGATGCGGTGCTCGAGGGATTCCTCCGCCCCAAGGCGGTCGCCGCGCTCTAG
- a CDS encoding fatty acid desaturase, protein MSLIVLQVMVFSTTIYLHRGITHRAVIFNPVIAWLFRLAVWLTTGIIPREWVAVHRKHHAHTEEDGDPHSPKLLGFWKVQLGNVYYYIKEARNPETVSTFAKDLQKSDFWDKIAFNNGLLGMAVGTGLLCLTLGFWWGIFAATFAGFSYVFVLSSSINGLCHAFGYKNFDNTAGNFRSVALLTGGEGLHNNHHGHPRMAKFSVKASEIDPAWPVIRSLELMGLAKVAKATA, encoded by the coding sequence GTGTCGCTCATCGTCCTCCAGGTCATGGTGTTCAGCACCACGATCTATCTCCACCGCGGCATCACGCACCGCGCCGTCATTTTCAACCCGGTGATCGCCTGGCTGTTCCGCCTCGCCGTGTGGCTCACGACGGGGATCATCCCGCGCGAGTGGGTGGCGGTACACCGCAAGCACCACGCGCACACCGAAGAAGACGGCGATCCGCACAGCCCGAAGCTCCTGGGTTTCTGGAAGGTCCAGCTCGGGAACGTCTATTACTACATCAAGGAAGCGCGGAACCCCGAGACGGTCTCCACGTTCGCCAAGGACCTCCAGAAGTCCGACTTCTGGGACAAGATCGCGTTCAACAACGGTCTCCTCGGGATGGCGGTCGGCACCGGCCTCCTCTGCCTGACGCTCGGCTTCTGGTGGGGGATCTTCGCGGCGACGTTCGCCGGCTTCAGTTACGTCTTCGTCCTCTCGTCGTCGATCAACGGCCTCTGCCACGCGTTCGGCTACAAGAACTTCGACAACACCGCGGGGAACTTCCGCTCGGTGGCGCTCCTCACCGGGGGCGAGGGGCTGCACAACAACCACCACGGCCACCCTCGCATGGCGAAGTTCAGCGTCAAGGCGTCGGAGATCGACCCCGCGTGGCCCGTGATCCGCTCGCTCGAGCTCATGGGGCTCGCGAAGGTCGCCAAGGCGACTGCCTAA
- a CDS encoding NAD(P)/FAD-dependent oxidoreductase, translating into MRSVTVVGAGLGGSLMAVLLGRAGHRVRVFERRPDPRKTSAGRGRSINLAISTRGLAGLERAGLMRELLEVAIPMRGRMVHGPDGTLAFQPYGHEAHHVIHSVSRAGLNKLLVEAAEAMPNVEVVFAKRCVDVDLAAGRCTFDDASVAEADLVVGADGAYSEVRLALQKSDRFDYRQDYLEFGYKELTIPAKNGEFAMEPNALHIWPRGGFMMIALPNVDRSFTCTCFWRFSGPNSFSALTTAPEVRAYFERVFPDAVPLMPALEEDFVLNPVGSLVTVRCAPWRFEGRAVLLGDAAHAIVPFYGQGANAAFEDCIVLDECLAARPGDVAAALADYESRRKVHADAVADLALANFVEMRDKTASKAFLLGKKLEKLLARVFPGRFVPLYYMVSFSRVPYADAVRRAALQWRILRWAAAAAAVVLVALVLSLLLR; encoded by the coding sequence ATGAGATCGGTGACCGTCGTCGGCGCCGGCCTCGGCGGATCGCTCATGGCGGTTCTCCTGGGCCGCGCGGGCCACCGCGTGCGCGTCTTCGAGCGGCGTCCCGACCCGCGGAAGACGAGCGCGGGGCGCGGGCGCTCGATCAACCTCGCGATCTCGACGCGCGGCCTCGCGGGCCTCGAGCGCGCCGGCCTGATGCGCGAGCTGCTCGAGGTCGCGATCCCGATGCGCGGCCGGATGGTCCACGGTCCGGACGGCACGCTCGCCTTCCAGCCGTACGGCCACGAGGCGCACCACGTCATTCATTCGGTCTCGCGCGCCGGACTGAACAAGCTCCTCGTCGAGGCGGCCGAGGCGATGCCGAACGTCGAGGTCGTCTTCGCGAAGCGCTGCGTCGACGTCGATCTCGCCGCCGGGCGCTGCACCTTCGACGATGCCTCGGTAGCCGAAGCCGACCTCGTCGTGGGAGCGGACGGCGCCTACTCCGAGGTTCGTCTCGCGCTCCAGAAGAGCGACCGGTTCGACTACCGGCAGGACTACCTCGAGTTCGGCTACAAGGAGCTGACGATCCCGGCGAAGAACGGCGAGTTCGCGATGGAGCCGAACGCGCTCCACATCTGGCCGCGCGGCGGCTTCATGATGATCGCGCTCCCCAACGTCGACCGCTCCTTCACCTGCACCTGCTTCTGGCGTTTCTCCGGACCGAACTCGTTCTCGGCGCTGACCACCGCACCCGAGGTGCGGGCGTACTTCGAGCGCGTCTTCCCCGACGCCGTGCCGTTGATGCCTGCGCTCGAGGAAGACTTCGTCTTGAACCCCGTGGGCTCGCTCGTCACCGTACGCTGCGCGCCGTGGCGGTTCGAGGGCCGCGCCGTGCTCCTGGGCGATGCGGCGCATGCGATCGTGCCGTTCTACGGGCAGGGGGCCAACGCCGCGTTCGAGGATTGCATCGTCCTCGACGAGTGCCTCGCGGCCCGGCCCGGCGACGTCGCGGCCGCGCTCGCCGACTACGAGAGCCGCCGCAAGGTCCACGCCGACGCCGTCGCCGACCTCGCGCTCGCGAACTTCGTCGAGATGCGCGACAAGACTGCGTCGAAGGCGTTCCTCCTCGGCAAGAAGCTCGAGAAGCTTCTGGCGCGCGTGTTCCCCGGCCGGTTCGTGCCGCTCTACTACATGGTGTCGTTCAGCCGCGTGCCCTACGCCGACGCGGTCCGCCGCGCGGCGCTCCAGTGGCGCATCCTGCGCTGGGCCGCGGCGGCCGCCGCCGTCGTGCTCGTCGCGCTCGTCCTGTCGCTCCTCCTGAGGTGA
- a CDS encoding tryptophan 2,3-dioxygenase family protein has protein sequence MPELTYASYLHIERLLDLQEPRSTPAEHDEMLFIVIHQVFELWFKEMLHEIEKAKADFSAGDTFGAIHTFKRLRTIMKTLVGQLDILETMTPMSFSAFRDRLDTASGFQSFQFRELEFVLGLKRPEMLRFAASPHARALLEARLQAPSLIDHFYEFLERHGVAIPSSQRGNDAHPPSLEIQSGLLHLYKTRPELAILFESMTDLDEGFQEWKYRHVKLVERTIGNKKGTGGSLGVEFLKQSLFRPVFPDLWAIRHEL, from the coding sequence ATGCCCGAGCTCACGTACGCCAGCTACCTCCACATCGAGCGCCTGCTCGACCTCCAGGAACCTCGCTCGACCCCGGCCGAGCACGACGAGATGCTCTTCATCGTCATCCACCAGGTCTTCGAGCTGTGGTTCAAGGAGATGCTCCACGAGATCGAGAAGGCGAAGGCGGACTTCAGCGCGGGCGACACGTTCGGCGCGATCCACACCTTCAAGCGCCTCCGCACGATCATGAAGACGCTCGTCGGCCAGCTCGACATCCTCGAGACGATGACGCCGATGTCGTTCTCGGCGTTCCGCGACCGCCTCGACACCGCTTCCGGGTTCCAGTCGTTCCAGTTCCGCGAGCTGGAGTTCGTCCTCGGCCTGAAGCGCCCCGAGATGCTCCGCTTCGCGGCGTCGCCCCACGCGAGGGCGTTGCTCGAGGCGCGCCTCCAGGCGCCCTCCCTCATCGATCACTTCTACGAGTTCCTCGAGCGCCACGGCGTCGCGATTCCGTCGTCGCAGCGGGGCAATGACGCCCATCCTCCGAGCCTGGAGATCCAGAGCGGTCTCCTCCATCTCTACAAGACTCGTCCGGAATTGGCGATCCTCTTCGAGTCGATGACCGATCTCGACGAGGGGTTCCAAGAATGGAAGTACCGCCACGTGAAGCTCGTGGAACGCACGATCGGCAACAAGAAAGGCACCGGCGGATCTTTGGGTGTGGAGTTCTTGAAGCAAAGTCTCTTTCGCCCGGTGTTCCCGGACTTATGGGCGATCCGGCACGAGTTGTAG
- a CDS encoding 3-hydroxyanthranilate 3,4-dioxygenase, with product MALSAFNLKHWIDEHRHLLKPPVGNQLVFKDAEFQVMIVGGPNARKDYHIEDGEELFYQLEGTIVVKIIEDGKPRDIVLREGDIFLLPPGIPHSPQRPAGTVGMVVERMRAEKEIDHLTWFCESCGNLLYDAQFHCKDLATELKPIIERFFADEHMRTCKACGTVMQPPAPAKA from the coding sequence ATGGCGCTCTCCGCGTTCAATCTCAAGCACTGGATCGACGAGCACCGGCACCTGCTGAAGCCGCCGGTCGGCAACCAGCTCGTCTTCAAGGACGCCGAGTTCCAGGTGATGATCGTCGGCGGCCCGAACGCCCGGAAGGACTACCACATCGAGGACGGCGAGGAGCTGTTCTACCAGCTCGAGGGGACGATCGTCGTCAAGATCATCGAGGACGGGAAGCCGCGCGACATCGTGCTCCGCGAAGGAGACATCTTCCTGCTCCCGCCCGGCATCCCGCACTCCCCGCAGCGGCCGGCGGGAACGGTCGGCATGGTCGTCGAGCGGATGCGCGCCGAGAAGGAGATCGACCACCTCACGTGGTTCTGCGAGAGCTGCGGCAACCTGCTCTACGACGCCCAATTCCACTGCAAGGATCTCGCGACCGAGCTGAAGCCGATCATCGAGCGGTTCTTCGCCGACGAGCACATGAGAACTTGCAAGGCATGCGGCACCGTCATGCAGCCGCCGGCGCCGGCGAAGGCCTGA
- the kynU gene encoding kynureninase, whose amino-acid sequence MPPVYESSEEFAKRLDERDPLARFRERFEIPPVLYVNGNSLGLMPKAARTRVIQELDDWSRLGVEGHFQAKTPWFSYHEIFRESGAALVGARPGEVVMMNGLTVNLHLMMASFYRPDAKRHKILIEDGAFPSDTYAMESQLAVHGFDPVEGLIRQRPRDGETTLRTEDVVATIEARGDEIALVLLPGVQYYTGQLLDMPAITAAAQARGCIAGWDLAHAAGNVPLALHDWNVDFAVWCSYKYLNAGPGAVGGCFVHERHGADAKLPRLAGWWGNDPATRFRMDAERTFVPRAGADGWQLSNPPILAMAPLAASLEIFSEAGMQSLRTKSLALTGYLEWLIRGDSFRNSRGVSEAVPSFELITPSDPAARGCQLSLRVLDEPKIVLRALEAAGVVADHRPPDVIRVAPVPLYNTFHEVWRLARVLAGAA is encoded by the coding sequence ATGCCGCCGGTCTATGAATCGTCGGAGGAGTTCGCTAAACGCCTGGACGAGCGCGATCCGCTCGCCAGGTTCCGCGAGCGCTTCGAGATCCCGCCGGTCCTCTACGTGAACGGCAACTCGCTCGGCCTCATGCCCAAGGCCGCACGGACGCGCGTGATCCAGGAGCTCGACGATTGGTCTCGCCTCGGCGTCGAGGGTCACTTCCAGGCGAAGACGCCTTGGTTTTCGTACCACGAGATCTTCCGCGAGAGCGGGGCCGCGCTCGTCGGCGCGCGTCCCGGCGAAGTGGTCATGATGAACGGGCTCACCGTCAACCTTCATCTCATGATGGCGAGCTTCTACCGGCCGGATGCGAAGCGGCACAAGATCCTGATCGAGGACGGCGCCTTCCCGTCCGACACCTACGCCATGGAGTCGCAGCTCGCGGTCCACGGCTTCGATCCCGTGGAGGGGTTGATCCGGCAGCGGCCGCGTGACGGCGAGACCACCCTCCGCACCGAGGACGTCGTCGCCACGATCGAGGCGCGCGGGGACGAGATCGCGCTCGTCCTCCTCCCCGGCGTCCAGTACTACACCGGCCAGCTCCTCGACATGCCGGCGATCACCGCCGCCGCGCAGGCGCGCGGCTGCATCGCCGGCTGGGACCTCGCGCACGCCGCCGGGAACGTTCCGCTCGCGCTCCACGACTGGAACGTCGACTTCGCCGTCTGGTGCTCCTACAAGTACCTGAACGCCGGGCCGGGGGCGGTCGGCGGCTGCTTCGTGCACGAGCGTCACGGCGCCGACGCGAAGCTCCCGCGTCTCGCGGGCTGGTGGGGGAACGATCCGGCGACACGCTTCCGCATGGATGCCGAGCGCACCTTCGTGCCGCGCGCGGGCGCCGACGGCTGGCAGCTTTCGAATCCGCCGATCCTCGCCATGGCGCCTCTCGCCGCCTCGCTCGAGATCTTCTCCGAGGCCGGTATGCAGTCGCTGCGGACGAAGTCGCTCGCGCTGACCGGCTACCTCGAGTGGCTGATCAGAGGGGACAGCTTCCGAAACTCCAGAGGAGTTTCGGAAGCTGTCCCCTCTTTCGAGTTGATCACGCCGAGCGATCCGGCGGCGCGCGGGTGCCAGCTCTCGCTCCGTGTCCTCGACGAGCCGAAGATCGTGCTCCGCGCCCTCGAGGCGGCGGGTGTCGTCGCCGACCACCGGCCCCCCGACGTCATCCGCGTCGCCCCGGTGCCGCTGTACAACACCTTCCACGAAGTCTGGCGGCTCGCTCGGGTCCTGGCCGGGGCCGCATGA